The sequence TGCAAGTTATTACAAGGAGCAGGTTAACCTTGTGCGCACCCAAGGGTAGGGGCTGAGGGTTCCTtgtcatcaaaaaataaaagtgaaaaatgtACCTTGTGTGGTTTGTGAGCTATTACAAGAAGCGGATTAACCTTGTGTGCATCCGATAGGCTAACGGCTACCGGTTCCCTTGcctcaaaaaataaaagtaaaaaaagtacCTTGTGAGCTATTACAAGGAGAGAGTTAACGTTGTGGGCACCCAAAGGATAGCGCCCCTCTtgtcatcaaaagataaaagtaaaaaattaccCCGAATACTTCACAATAAATTGGGACAGAGGTAGAATAGTAATGAGTGGTTCTAAATACTTTTGATCTGTCTATGCTAAATTATTCATTTTGTTGACCACGCATGCAACTAACTATAAACTAAACATGCAATGTATTCTAATGATTCCATTAATTCTCTAGATTATCTTTTTGGCGTACTTATCTTCTGTCCTTTTCGGGTTAGATAGTAATATTTGGCCTGTTATTTAAACACCTTTGCCAGTTCACATTATGTAATGTTGATTGTCATATGCCACTTGAGTAGTTTGAGTTGGCAGCATAGATTATAGTCTATTATCATTATATAGCTAAAAAATGTGTTCTGATGTTGCTGTTCGCGTGCTCATTCTTCTTTATGATTGTTTTCTCCCATTTATCTGGTGATGGTTAATATGCATTGCATTGAAATACCAATTTGGATCGGCTTCAATTGTTTCTATTTGTTCTGCAGGCAAGTACAATGACACGTAATGTAAGAACGGAATGGGATGGTGTGCCCTTGAATGTGAACCATAGCTATGGGCCCTCAAATTCCACAACTTCCCAAGAGGACGATGACCTAGATGAGAACATAGCCAGATTTTCCACTCAAATGACTCTTTTAACTAAGCCAAGTTCTTATTATGTAGGACAAGGTGGTCAACTACAGGAGCAATATAATCATGTCCAGGAGGAGGATGCAAATTATGTTAGCCGCTATCAAGGAGGGCCAAACCAACAAAGAACCAATTACCAAGGAGGTCAGtttcataatcataatcaaagGAGACCAATCCAACGGTACTCAAATGAAGGGTGGAACAACCAACAACGCGATCAAGGATGGAGTGCTGACAACCAAGGGAATAGGAGGGTCGGTTCTTCACAAGCATACAGTTCATCAAGAGCCCCTATGTACCAACAAGGGAACCAATCTCCACCCTATCACATtcaaggatggaacaaccaacaaaccAATCAAGGATGGAGTGCTAACAACCAAGGGAATAAGAGGGCCAGCTTTTCACATGCATACAATGCATCAAGAGCCCCTACGTACCAACAAGGGAACCAATCTCCTCCCTATCACAATCAAGGATGGAACAATCAACAATACAATCAAGGATGGAGTGCTAACAACCAAGGGAATATGGGGGCTGGTTCTTCACGAGCATACTCCGCATCAAGAGTCCCTATGTACCAACAAGGCAACCAATCTCCAGCCCATCACAATCAAGGATGGAGTGCTAACAACCAATTAGACAATTTCCTTCCAGATCCCCCAGTATCTACTTATTGCGTAAGTTCTTTTTGTAGCCAATTATTTCTGTAGCAAAATCTTATCCGGTTCAATGTATAATTTCTTCTTAATGTACATTTAAGGTTTGTCCAATATGCTAAGTGAGTTGATGAAAGTTTATCTTTGAGATTGCTTAGTTACTCTCTGTCATGTCTTCTTTATATTCTTGTACAATGCTGGTGTtggcttgaaatagaacaacctTTTCTTTGAAGCTAACAATGAAAATACATATCGCCCACTGACTAATTCCTGCCCACTCTTTCTATGAGTGTCGTTTCACAGTTATTGATTTTGGCACTGCCTCAATTGCAAGtactaaaatatctaatttttctcgCATGGTCTTTGTCTTTGAATTTGGGCATCAAGTTCTGATGGATAAGTGAAAAAATTCAGTGGCAGTGAGGAGAATAGGTGCTTTGTGATCTGTAATTTGGTCCAGAGGTTAAACTCTTTTTAATAACAAATCAGATATAGAGAAACAGAGATAATACCCTTCTCTATGTCGAATTGTCCTAATTTGACAATGATGAACAAAAGGGACTAAGGAAGTCATAAGGAATCATTTGGTAGGCCTGATTGTTAAAGAGGAATTTGCGGGGTTTAATATCATTTTGGTAGTCCTATCTAACATTTTGcacatcaatttaatttaattatataaaaagtatctATAATCCATTTCTGTCCAATCAAGCATTTGGATTAGAACTGGGacaagatattgagtttgagaaTAGCATTGGCTAAGGTTTGTTGTTCTATACTGCATTTTTTGTAAGGTTATAACTTATTGATATTCTGGGGTTTAAGTTGTTTTCTACATTTTATCTGCAAAATATGTATCTTGGCATTGAAACTTCTAACATTCCAACACTCAATGTACTAACAAGTTCAACCGTTCAGCTTCAGCTCACAAATTCAGCTACTTTTCTATTGAGTACCAAATTTAGCACCACAAAGAAATGGTTTATCAAAAGATACATTCCAATCTTTTAGATTGTGAGAAACTTTAGAGTTTAGACAACTTTTCTTCACAGAAATAATATGAAGCAAAAGTGTTATAGGATAGAAACTTTGCAAGAGAGAAGAATATACGGGAAAAAAGGAGGAAACATAGTCAAAATTTACAGAATGGAAAattctaaaaattgataaatactGTGGGGTAGGTGGTGGGTGGCAGAGAACAACTCTCATGGGTAGGGGCAGTGGACTACTATCTCAGGAAGGAATTAGGGGATGATTTCACTATAGGAGATGAATGCAACAACAGTGGAACTGATTAAGATGGAGGGGAGTATTGGGTTGGTGAACTCCCAAGGGTATGACCCTGTGGTCAATGAAGGGGATTGAGAAACATGAGGTCTCAGATTCAATTTTTAGCAGAGGCAAAATCTCTAGGTGATGTTTTCTCATCTATACAAGCCTTGGTGGATAAAGTTTCCGGTACTTTGCACACAAGCTAGCCCGCTACCTTggttataaaaaagaaaaaagagtactgGGTTTGGGAGATGATATTGCATTGGGGAGGAAAGTAGCACACTAGCAAGGATGAGGAGGGGAGAATTTCATTCCCACCCTCTAGAAATGAGGAATATGAAACCATGTCTGGGTTTGGGAAGTTAATAGAGGTTGGTGGGAATGCAGGGAAAAAGGgagcagaaaaaagaaaaatgcatgAAGGAGAAGCTCAATTGGCCATTTCTGGCTATTATCCAAAGGGATTGTTAGTGTCAGATAATATTCATACCCCCAGTCCCCATACTTCAATCTAATGGTCTCCTGCAATTGTGGAACTCCGCTCTAAGGAACCCTCTGATCTTAAAACACTTGGTGTTTTCATTGGACTTACGTTAAAAGCTACATTGTATTAATTTTCAGCATTGAATGTGTGTAA comes from Capsicum annuum cultivar UCD-10X-F1 chromosome 2, UCD10Xv1.1, whole genome shotgun sequence and encodes:
- the LOC107861042 gene encoding prion-like-(Q/N-rich) domain-bearing protein 8 isoform X2, translating into MTRNVRTEWDGVPLNVNHSYGPSNSTTSQEDDDLDENIARFSTQMTLLTKPSSYYVGQGGQLQEQYNHVQEEDANYVSRYQGGPNQQRTNYQGGQFHNHNQRRPIQRYSNEGWNNQQRDQGWSADNQGNRRVGSSQAYSSSRAPMYQQGNQSPPYHIQGWNNQQTNQGWSANNQGNKRASFSHAYNASRAPTYQQGNQSPPYHNQGWNNQQYNQGWSANNQGNMGAGSSRAYSASRVPMYQQGNQSPAHHNQGWSANNQLDNFLPDPPVSTYCRHAFLNFDGASKGNPGLAGAGAVLRAADGSMVFRLRKGLGIATNNVAEYRGLILGLEYALEKGFKHIQVQGDSKLVCNQELNTEADTQAKLAVYLEDGETQVDVD
- the LOC107861042 gene encoding uncharacterized protein LOC107861042 isoform X1; amino-acid sequence: MTRNVRTEWDGVPLNVNHSYGPSNSTTSQEDDDLDENIARFSTQMTLLTKPSSYYVGQGGQLQEQYNHVQEEDANYVSRYQGGPNQQRTNYQGGQFHNHNQRRPIQRYSNEGWNNQQRDQGWSADNQGNRRVGSSQAYSSSRAPMYQQGNQSPPYHIQGWNNQQTNQGWSANNQGNKRASFSHAYNASRAPTYQQGNQSPPYHNQGWNNQQYNQGWSANNQGNMGAGSSRAYSASRVPMYQQGNQSPAHHNQGWSANNQLDNFLPDPPVSTYCRHAFLNFDGASKGNPGLAGAGAVLRAADGSMVFRLRKGLGIATNNVAEYRGLILGLEYALEKGFKHIQVQGDSKLVCNQTRGIWETKNQRIMELSNTVQELKDHFRSFLISHVERELNTEADTQAKLAVYLEDGETQVDVD